Proteins from a genomic interval of Clostridium cochlearium:
- a CDS encoding CDIF630_02480 family spore surface protein, whose product MRTIKVKAQNKKTPIENHDTAAWANIEYLKPVSQVSVPSEIEIFNAKEWVDSNQK is encoded by the coding sequence ATGCGTACAATAAAAGTAAAGGCACAAAATAAGAAAACTCCAATAGAAAACCATGACACAGCAGCTTGGGCAAATATAGAGTATTTAAAACCTGTATCTCAAGTTTCCGTTCCTAGCGAAATAGAAATTTTTAATGCTAAAGAATGGGTAGATTCTAACCAAAAATAA
- a CDS encoding M20/M25/M40 family metallo-hydrolase yields the protein MNIKDKIMNTLLELVSVPGIAGTKSEGLTAEKTLSILEDIPYFQQHRENLNLIKIKSDPLNRSFVSALFCSSKPSKKTIILTGHLDVVDIEDYGHLKELAFNPIELKKRIKELPLDKDAINDLESGDYIFGRGTADMKFGLALHIELLRELSLRDDFEGNILFLAVPGEESNSEGMLAAVPHLLELNKKYGYKYIGLFVSECCIPKEIGDETKRIYLGTAGKVMPLFLFVGKETHVYESFSGLNPNLLATELNRLLELNPDFCDINKGNITPPPTCLKQTDLKELYSVQTPLMAASYYNVLTLNLSIDELIEKLKNLCFQAFHNTLNIIEKSVNKFASISNRNSLREEFEPKVLTYEEVYKKVKETLGDKFDTYIQGKIEQWINENMDLQTIAINIMKETYLNYPDKSPAIIIGFAPPYYPDKHLIEDKADDMVLLKVIDNILEYAKDKFNTNIEKDHYYMALCDLSYTGITNKKGLNTIASNILGINKSYNLPVDELSQLDIPSIAFGGFGKDFHKFSERLNISYSFEVVPNLYEKAIYELFNN from the coding sequence ATGAATATAAAAGATAAAATAATGAATACACTATTAGAACTAGTATCGGTACCTGGTATAGCTGGAACGAAGTCAGAAGGATTAACAGCAGAAAAAACTCTAAGTATACTAGAGGACATCCCTTATTTTCAACAACATCGTGAAAATCTTAACTTGATAAAAATAAAAAGCGATCCTCTAAATAGAAGTTTTGTTAGTGCTTTATTTTGTAGTTCTAAGCCTTCTAAAAAAACCATAATATTAACAGGACATTTAGATGTAGTGGATATAGAGGATTATGGTCATTTAAAAGAGCTAGCCTTTAATCCAATAGAACTAAAAAAAAGAATTAAAGAATTACCTTTAGATAAAGATGCAATAAATGATTTAGAATCCGGCGATTATATATTTGGAAGAGGTACTGCAGATATGAAATTTGGACTTGCTCTTCATATAGAACTTTTAAGAGAATTATCTTTAAGAGATGATTTTGAAGGTAATATATTATTTTTAGCAGTGCCTGGAGAGGAAAGCAATTCCGAAGGAATGTTGGCTGCAGTACCACATCTTTTAGAATTAAATAAAAAATATGGATATAAATATATTGGATTATTCGTATCTGAATGTTGCATTCCTAAAGAAATAGGCGATGAAACAAAACGAATATATCTTGGAACTGCTGGTAAAGTAATGCCTTTATTTTTATTTGTAGGCAAAGAAACCCACGTATATGAATCCTTTAGTGGGCTAAATCCAAATCTATTAGCAACTGAACTAAATAGATTATTAGAATTAAATCCTGATTTTTGCGATATTAATAAAGGAAATATAACTCCTCCTCCAACTTGTTTAAAACAAACTGACTTAAAAGAATTATATTCTGTACAAACTCCTCTTATGGCAGCTTCTTATTATAATGTGTTAACTCTTAATTTGTCTATAGATGAGCTTATAGAAAAATTGAAAAATTTATGTTTTCAAGCATTCCATAATACATTAAATATAATTGAAAAAAGTGTAAATAAATTTGCTTCAATTTCTAATAGAAACTCATTGAGAGAGGAATTTGAACCTAAGGTATTAACTTATGAAGAGGTTTATAAAAAAGTTAAGGAAACACTCGGTGACAAATTTGATACATATATTCAAGGAAAAATTGAACAATGGATAAATGAAAATATGGATCTTCAAACTATTGCTATAAACATAATGAAGGAAACTTATTTAAATTATCCAGATAAATCCCCTGCTATAATAATAGGCTTTGCGCCACCTTATTATCCAGATAAACATCTTATAGAAGATAAAGCTGATGACATGGTACTTTTAAAAGTTATCGATAATATTTTAGAATATGCAAAAGATAAATTTAATACAAATATAGAAAAAGATCATTATTACATGGCTCTTTGTGATTTGAGTTATACAGGTATTACGAATAAAAAAGGACTTAATACCATTGCTTCAAATATATTAGGAATAAATAAAAGCTATAATTTACCTGTAGATGAATTATCTCAATTAGATATACCTTCTATAGCCTTTGGTGGTTTTGGAAAAGATTTTCATAAATTTTCTGAAAGGCTTAATATATCCTATTCTTTTGAAGTTGTTCCTAACTTATATGAAAAAGCTATTTATGAGCTATTTAATAATTAG
- a CDS encoding ABC-F family ATP-binding cassette domain-containing protein, which translates to MNLISVENLSKSYGEKTLFNEISFGINEGDKIGIIGINGTGKSTLLKIIAGIESYDSGNIITKNNIVIEYLPQHPYFDENSNVIQQVFKGTSPIMKTIKNYENALEEVELNPEDKSLQKKLMDLTSKMDNLNLWQIESEAKAILTTFGITNFYEKVKNLSGGQKKRIALCSSLVNPCDLLILDEPTNHMDNEIITWLEEYLNKRKGALVMITHDRYFLDRVTNKILEISKGRLFNYSGNYSIFLEKKAEREELEKSSESKRQNLLRRELQWIKRGAKARSTKQKARIDRFNKLSEESIDLDDNKVDISTSFTRLGKKVIELKDISKSFGDKTLIKDFNYIVLPKDRIGIVGPNGAGKSTLIKILNGDLTPDKGTIEIGETVKIGYFSQECGSIDDDLRVIEYIRETAEFITTSDGSKISASQMLERFLFDSEMQWSLIRKLSGGEKRRLYLLKVLMDAPNVLLLDEPTNDLDTETLTILEDYLENFNGSVISVSHDRYFLDKIADKIFVFEGNGVIQKHTGNYSEVMEVTGDGYCKSTKSSKEEVNEVNDNKNFTETKNNKSKPKNKSLKFSYKEKLEYEQIDEIIEDLEEKIIKLDEEISENTSDFQKLQELLKKKQDLEKLLEEKMNRWTYLNELAEKIEEQKNN; encoded by the coding sequence ATGAATTTAATATCTGTAGAAAATTTAAGTAAAAGTTATGGTGAAAAAACTTTATTTAATGAAATTAGCTTTGGTATAAATGAAGGAGATAAAATAGGAATTATAGGTATAAATGGTACGGGAAAATCCACACTGCTTAAAATAATAGCTGGGATCGAAAGTTACGACAGCGGAAATATAATAACAAAAAATAATATAGTTATTGAATACCTTCCTCAGCACCCCTATTTTGATGAAAATTCTAACGTAATACAGCAGGTTTTTAAAGGAACCTCTCCTATAATGAAAACTATAAAAAATTATGAGAATGCTTTAGAGGAAGTTGAATTAAACCCTGAGGATAAAAGTTTACAAAAAAAACTTATGGATTTAACCTCAAAAATGGATAATTTAAACCTTTGGCAAATAGAAAGTGAAGCAAAAGCTATATTAACTACCTTTGGCATTACAAATTTTTATGAAAAGGTAAAAAATTTATCTGGAGGACAAAAAAAGAGAATAGCTCTATGCTCTTCCCTAGTAAATCCTTGCGATCTTTTAATATTGGACGAGCCTACTAACCATATGGATAATGAAATAATAACTTGGCTTGAAGAATACCTAAACAAAAGAAAAGGCGCACTTGTTATGATCACCCACGATAGATACTTTTTAGATAGGGTAACCAATAAAATATTGGAAATAAGTAAGGGACGGTTATTCAACTATTCGGGAAATTACAGCATTTTTCTAGAAAAAAAGGCAGAAAGAGAAGAACTAGAAAAGTCCTCTGAGTCCAAACGTCAAAATTTATTGAGGAGAGAACTTCAATGGATAAAAAGAGGTGCTAAAGCCAGATCCACTAAACAAAAGGCTAGAATTGATAGATTTAATAAATTGTCAGAGGAAAGTATAGATTTAGATGATAATAAAGTGGATATATCAACATCCTTTACAAGACTTGGCAAAAAGGTTATAGAGCTTAAAGATATAAGTAAAAGTTTTGGAGATAAAACTCTTATAAAAGATTTTAATTATATAGTTTTACCAAAAGACAGAATAGGTATTGTGGGACCTAATGGAGCAGGTAAATCAACTCTTATAAAAATTTTAAATGGAGACTTAACCCCTGATAAAGGAACTATAGAAATAGGTGAAACCGTAAAGATAGGATATTTTTCTCAGGAATGTGGATCAATAGATGATGATTTGAGAGTTATTGAGTACATTAGAGAAACTGCTGAATTTATAACTACTTCTGATGGAAGTAAAATATCTGCGTCTCAAATGTTAGAAAGGTTTTTATTTGATTCAGAAATGCAATGGTCCCTTATAAGAAAGCTTTCTGGTGGAGAAAAAAGAAGATTATATCTTTTAAAAGTACTTATGGACGCTCCAAATGTGTTACTTTTAGACGAGCCTACTAATGATTTAGATACAGAAACCCTAACCATATTAGAAGATTATCTTGAAAACTTCAATGGTTCAGTAATTTCTGTTTCCCATGATAGATATTTTTTAGACAAAATAGCAGATAAAATATTTGTCTTTGAAGGAAATGGAGTTATACAAAAGCACACTGGAAACTACTCCGAGGTTATGGAGGTTACGGGGGACGGTTATTGCAAATCTACCAAAAGTTCAAAAGAAGAAGTTAATGAAGTTAATGATAATAAAAATTTTACTGAAACAAAAAACAATAAGTCAAAGCCTAAAAACAAATCTTTAAAATTTTCATATAAAGAAAAATTGGAGTATGAACAAATTGATGAGATTATAGAAGACTTGGAAGAAAAAATAATTAAGTTAGATGAAGAAATATCTGAAAATACTTCTGATTTTCAGAAACTTCAAGAATTATTAAAGAAAAAGCAAGATTTAGAAAAACTTTTAGAAGAAAAGATGAACAGATGGACTTATCTTAATGAGTTAGCTGAAAAAATTGAAGAACAAAAAAATAACTAA